Proteins from a single region of Lujinxingia litoralis:
- a CDS encoding ASCH domain-containing protein: MKRTGILLSIKPLYADKILKGDKTVELRRVLPGLEPDEIVLLYATAPVSAIVGWFTVNSVVTQSVNLLWQTVGPQSSISHEEFCTYLQGREKGVAILVEKVFPINTTETTSLNSLRQLYPGFHPPQGFRYIQRFKDGGKKLLSTLPIDPD; this comes from the coding sequence ATGAAGAGAACGGGTATTTTACTCTCAATAAAGCCACTCTATGCAGACAAGATATTGAAAGGCGATAAGACGGTCGAGCTCAGACGTGTGTTACCTGGCCTGGAGCCAGACGAGATCGTCCTTCTTTATGCTACCGCACCAGTTTCTGCGATTGTCGGATGGTTCACCGTTAACAGCGTTGTCACCCAATCGGTCAATCTGCTTTGGCAGACGGTCGGACCCCAATCATCAATATCTCATGAAGAGTTCTGCACTTATCTACAGGGAAGGGAAAAAGGTGTGGCGATTCTTGTCGAGAAAGTTTTCCCAATAAATACGACAGAAACCACCAGCTTAAATAGTCTTCGGCAACTCTACCCGGGGTTCCATCCCCCCCAGGGGTTTCGCTACATTCAACGATTTAAAGATGGAGGAAAGAAGCTTCTTTCAACACTTCCCATTGATCCAGATTAA
- a CDS encoding GNAT family N-acetyltransferase gives MTDNTTVLSSENPTTIEIPPNSQPLTAVKRLWRMNSATLGFFPDGAFNEYAKRGQILGVVLKEKCVGYLLYAKSREYARITHLCVHPDNRGQGIPEILFKALKQRVEHLESVRLTCRKDFDSANNLWRRLGLTIVGEKPARAEGKTLQIWKRELAGLPLLNYLDEMSGRDKQRVVIDANIFIALAKEQISDCDAREMMDAIALDADWLSELITLHITPEIRREISRQNDIGTQRNRKLALRRFVECNGDATLFESAKHKIRSLYPNKINKRDESDINHIAYSVAGNADYFVTNDAGILKQQKKVDKLFGLAILTPAELVTIIHEAEHRHYYHPARLAGTMTKIRRVNVSNIQETQERFLSYTQGERSSDFRQKLDKVLLSPDKNTAHIVTDRSTPLALWTECISGTRLDVPILRVSRGSLKTTLAFHLVWHLTRTAVENGATVLTVTDDYLDPELTQALLRYDFFRHESCWKRIIVHGIHSPDELIRKIEAHHDTPPFNAKSLLTAKTPDATAKLEKAIWPAKVINSSIASYIVAIKPWWAMQLFDKQLAESDLFGAKPELMLNGENVYYRSAHPQILSAPSRILWYITSDPKKPDTKSIRACSQIVEIKRGSASDLYKKFKHLGVYTWEDVKNIANGDPQAKITAFRFTLTELFEQPVPWNDFQSILLQTKGKPHTLQCPVNISESAFLKIYRRGMVIQ, from the coding sequence ATGACCGATAACACGACCGTACTATCATCAGAAAACCCGACTACGATTGAAATTCCGCCTAACAGCCAACCTTTAACCGCAGTCAAGCGTCTTTGGCGTATGAACAGCGCAACTCTCGGATTCTTTCCGGACGGCGCTTTCAACGAGTATGCAAAGAGGGGTCAAATCCTTGGAGTAGTACTCAAAGAGAAGTGCGTTGGATATCTCCTTTATGCTAAGAGCCGGGAATATGCGAGGATCACCCATTTGTGTGTCCATCCTGATAATCGTGGCCAAGGAATACCAGAGATCTTATTTAAAGCGTTGAAGCAACGAGTTGAGCATCTAGAGTCGGTGAGGTTGACTTGTCGAAAAGACTTTGATTCAGCAAACAACCTTTGGCGACGGCTCGGCCTGACGATAGTAGGGGAAAAGCCTGCGCGGGCGGAGGGTAAAACTCTCCAAATATGGAAGCGAGAGTTAGCAGGCCTTCCACTATTGAACTATCTAGATGAAATGTCAGGACGAGATAAACAGCGGGTGGTAATCGATGCAAATATCTTTATTGCGCTTGCAAAGGAACAAATTTCGGATTGTGACGCGCGCGAAATGATGGATGCTATCGCACTTGACGCAGATTGGTTATCTGAATTAATCACCCTTCATATCACACCTGAAATCCGTCGCGAAATTTCGCGTCAGAACGATATTGGCACTCAGCGTAATCGCAAGCTAGCACTTCGCCGTTTTGTCGAATGCAATGGTGATGCAACACTGTTTGAATCCGCCAAACATAAGATTCGCTCACTTTACCCTAACAAGATAAATAAGCGAGACGAATCGGACATTAACCATATTGCTTATAGTGTGGCTGGAAATGCCGACTATTTCGTAACCAATGATGCCGGAATTTTGAAACAACAAAAGAAAGTCGACAAGTTGTTTGGTCTTGCCATCCTAACTCCTGCGGAATTGGTTACGATCATCCATGAGGCCGAACACCGACACTATTACCACCCTGCACGATTAGCTGGCACTATGACTAAAATACGAAGAGTGAATGTTTCTAACATTCAAGAAACTCAAGAACGTTTCCTAAGTTATACCCAAGGAGAACGAAGCTCAGACTTTCGCCAAAAGCTCGATAAAGTCTTACTTTCCCCTGATAAAAATACTGCACACATTGTTACTGACCGCTCCACCCCTCTCGCTTTGTGGACGGAATGTATATCAGGCACACGTCTGGACGTCCCAATTCTTCGAGTTAGTCGCGGGAGTCTAAAAACGACTCTTGCATTTCACCTTGTTTGGCATTTAACTCGTACCGCGGTTGAAAACGGTGCAACGGTGCTCACAGTGACCGACGACTACCTTGATCCCGAACTGACACAGGCCCTATTGCGTTACGATTTCTTCCGACACGAAAGCTGCTGGAAGCGGATTATAGTTCACGGAATTCATTCGCCTGACGAATTGATAAGGAAAATCGAGGCACACCACGATACACCTCCTTTTAACGCAAAATCTCTTTTAACCGCGAAAACTCCAGACGCGACTGCCAAATTAGAGAAAGCGATTTGGCCCGCCAAGGTCATCAACTCGTCGATCGCTAGCTATATAGTTGCCATTAAGCCTTGGTGGGCTATGCAGCTTTTTGACAAACAACTTGCTGAGAGCGATTTATTTGGAGCAAAGCCAGAACTGATGTTAAATGGAGAAAACGTTTATTATCGCTCAGCGCATCCACAGATTCTTAGTGCCCCCTCTCGAATCTTATGGTACATCACCTCAGATCCGAAAAAACCTGACACAAAGTCAATACGAGCCTGCTCTCAAATTGTCGAAATCAAGCGCGGTTCTGCGTCAGATCTTTATAAAAAGTTTAAGCACCTTGGCGTTTATACATGGGAAGATGTGAAAAACATAGCTAACGGCGACCCTCAAGCTAAAATCACGGCTTTTCGCTTTACTCTCACCGAACTGTTTGAGCAGCCAGTCCCATGGAATGACTTCCAGTCAATCCTCTTACAAACGAAAGGAAAGCCCCACACCTTACAGTGCCCGGTCAATATTTCGGAGTCCGCTTTTCTAAAGATTTATCGTCGCGGAATGGTGATACAATGA
- a CDS encoding DUF7151 family protein: MFYLRLAMRCVCLALFLSACGGDGSGVQGPEGADGLNSLIRTERVEPGAECAAGGVRVLSGLDANADGELGPDEVSGESFVCAGEGGEQGPGGQTPLIRTEDVAPGEDCAAGGVRVLSGLDANANAELDPDEVSAESLVCTGVEGLNSLIRTEEEPAGENCGYRGSAVSVGLDTNADGELGDDEIQETIYVCDTLFTDLAFPSPETLTYGSAGWAVPISAGQSRSFYALDHFLRHYFTVPTPHFVSSLSYRLEVYDDTYMSNCDGTAPAGGFDAVRDFEITIDGVRIHTFSFEGDHQGQTLTLEGSVDFEPFWLEDEHFVHIGPLDEVCVGGGTYRWETGGRFVFSG; the protein is encoded by the coding sequence GTGTTTTATTTGCGACTTGCGATGCGTTGTGTGTGTCTGGCCCTTTTTCTTAGCGCCTGCGGAGGCGATGGCAGCGGCGTACAGGGCCCCGAGGGGGCAGACGGCCTCAACTCCCTGATCCGCACCGAAAGGGTGGAGCCCGGCGCCGAATGCGCCGCCGGCGGCGTGCGGGTGCTGAGCGGTCTGGACGCCAACGCCGACGGTGAACTCGGCCCCGACGAGGTGTCTGGCGAGTCCTTTGTATGCGCCGGTGAGGGTGGGGAGCAGGGCCCCGGTGGACAAACCCCGCTCATTCGCACGGAAGACGTCGCGCCCGGCGAGGATTGTGCCGCCGGCGGCGTGCGGGTGTTGAGCGGTCTGGACGCCAACGCCAACGCGGAACTCGACCCCGACGAGGTGTCCGCCGAGTCGCTGGTATGCACCGGTGTCGAGGGGTTGAACTCCCTGATCCGCACCGAGGAGGAGCCCGCTGGCGAGAACTGCGGCTATCGCGGAAGCGCCGTCTCGGTGGGGCTCGACACAAACGCCGATGGCGAGCTCGGTGACGATGAGATCCAGGAAACCATCTACGTCTGCGACACCCTCTTCACCGACCTGGCCTTTCCCTCGCCAGAGACCCTGACCTATGGCTCGGCCGGGTGGGCGGTGCCCATCTCGGCAGGACAAAGTCGCTCGTTTTACGCGCTGGATCACTTCCTCCGCCACTACTTCACCGTACCGACCCCCCACTTCGTGAGCTCCCTGAGCTACCGTCTGGAGGTCTATGACGACACCTACATGTCAAATTGCGACGGCACAGCGCCCGCAGGTGGATTTGACGCGGTGCGCGACTTCGAGATCACCATCGACGGGGTGCGCATCCACACCTTCAGCTTTGAGGGGGATCATCAAGGCCAGACCCTGACCCTGGAGGGCAGCGTGGACTTTGAACCCTTCTGGCTCGAAGACGAGCACTTCGTCCACATCGGCCCCCTCGACGAGGTGTGCGTCGGCGGCGGCACGTACCGCTGGGAGACGGGCGGCCGCTTTGTCTTCTCGGGCTGA
- a CDS encoding MSCRAMM family protein, protein MRYLRWTLFAGLLVGFAQGCGGCDEAAGPGEVCDPSLAEPCQGSDFLLVCRGDNGPTLRCLHPDGGRCSLAEDPSPCASDATCIEPAPGEDARCLLEAGAECDPEENTCAPGLACEATESGEHQCHSALFVQGQVFDNASLEAIPGAQIIAFNEEGSALSDVAVSDEVGAYRLQIPALRDAQGVPVQQFFTLRGSAADYQTFPGGLRTALPIDTTTASVIGESGELVIDTAQTDVALIELPASQQGFSSISGLVDIGERGLGGVLVVAESDPDTGISGVSARNGAFTIFNVPPGDYQLRGYIAGTQVEPEQVSMADVPVEDVILSESEEGLQDVSGQIQIVAASGGLQSSVVFVVASTFDEVSVRGEVPAGLRAPRSGAPNIDGEWTIEGVPAGDYYVLAGFENDELVRDPDEGIAGTELVRTTIASGEGTFEVTPSFKVTAALDTVTPGAEGPEGLTAPPTLTWGPASNAQWYDVVVFNAYGDVVWEANDIPSAGGSTNLSVAYEGPFEEGMYYQFRATAYRADSAISSTEDLRGVFYRQ, encoded by the coding sequence ATGCGCTACCTGCGATGGACGCTTTTTGCCGGTCTTTTGGTGGGCTTTGCCCAGGGGTGTGGTGGCTGTGACGAGGCCGCTGGCCCTGGCGAGGTCTGTGACCCCTCTCTGGCGGAGCCCTGCCAGGGGAGTGACTTTTTGCTGGTGTGTCGGGGCGACAACGGGCCGACTCTGCGCTGCCTGCACCCTGACGGCGGGCGTTGCTCGCTGGCCGAAGACCCCTCTCCCTGCGCCTCCGACGCTACCTGCATCGAGCCGGCTCCAGGCGAAGACGCGCGCTGCCTGCTCGAAGCCGGCGCCGAGTGTGACCCGGAGGAGAACACCTGTGCCCCGGGGCTGGCCTGCGAGGCCACCGAGAGCGGAGAGCACCAGTGTCACAGCGCGCTCTTTGTGCAGGGGCAGGTCTTTGATAACGCCTCGTTGGAGGCCATCCCCGGCGCCCAGATCATCGCCTTCAATGAAGAGGGCAGCGCGCTGAGCGACGTGGCCGTGAGTGACGAGGTGGGCGCCTACCGCCTGCAGATCCCGGCGCTGCGCGACGCCCAGGGCGTCCCGGTGCAGCAGTTCTTTACCCTGCGCGGCAGCGCCGCCGACTATCAGACCTTCCCCGGCGGGTTGCGCACCGCGCTGCCCATCGACACCACCACGGCCTCGGTGATCGGGGAGTCGGGTGAGCTGGTGATCGACACCGCGCAGACCGATGTGGCGCTGATTGAGTTGCCGGCCAGTCAGCAGGGTTTTTCCTCGATCAGCGGTCTGGTGGACATTGGCGAGCGCGGGCTGGGCGGGGTGCTGGTGGTGGCGGAGAGCGATCCGGATACCGGCATCAGCGGGGTCTCGGCGCGTAACGGGGCGTTCACCATCTTCAACGTCCCGCCGGGGGACTATCAGCTGCGCGGCTACATCGCCGGCACTCAAGTCGAGCCGGAGCAGGTGAGCATGGCCGACGTGCCGGTGGAGGACGTCATCCTCAGCGAGTCGGAGGAGGGGCTGCAGGATGTCAGCGGGCAGATTCAGATCGTGGCCGCCTCCGGGGGGCTGCAGAGCTCGGTGGTCTTCGTGGTGGCGTCGACCTTCGACGAGGTCTCGGTCCGTGGCGAGGTGCCTGCCGGCCTGCGCGCCCCGCGCTCCGGGGCGCCGAACATCGATGGCGAATGGACCATCGAGGGCGTCCCCGCCGGCGACTACTACGTGCTCGCCGGCTTCGAGAACGACGAGCTGGTGCGCGACCCGGATGAGGGCATCGCCGGCACCGAGCTGGTGCGCACCACGATCGCCTCTGGCGAGGGCACCTTCGAGGTGACGCCTTCCTTTAAGGTCACCGCGGCCCTCGACACCGTGACCCCCGGCGCCGAGGGCCCCGAGGGGCTCACCGCGCCCCCCACGCTGACCTGGGGCCCGGCCAGCAACGCCCAGTGGTACGATGTGGTGGTCTTCAACGCTTATGGCGACGTGGTCTGGGAGGCCAACGACATCCCCTCGGCCGGCGGCAGCACCAACCTGAGCGTGGCCTACGAGGGGCCCTTCGAAGAGGGGATGTACTACCAGTTCCGCGCCACGGCCTACCGGGCCGACTCGGCCATCTCGAGCACCGAAGATCTGCGCGGGGTCTTCTACCGGCAGTGA
- a CDS encoding substrate-binding domain-containing protein, producing MAAFNRGIENEILISNYARALHHREADIALRNFRPTDTKLVARKIRDERVHLYATPAYLECLGNPTTLGDLSRANYLGFNRAPDLREHLNSLGLTLTPLNFPVLTENHLMLWELVKQGAGNGLMMESVGDAEPGVQRVLSEIEPFLMPKWFVSRREVQTSRRVRVVFDMVWEGLGGGRG from the coding sequence ATCGCCGCCTTCAATCGCGGTATCGAGAACGAGATTCTGATCTCTAATTATGCCCGCGCTCTGCATCACCGCGAGGCCGATATCGCTCTGCGCAACTTTCGACCCACCGACACCAAGCTCGTTGCCCGCAAAATCCGCGACGAGCGCGTGCACCTCTACGCTACGCCCGCCTACCTCGAGTGCCTCGGCAACCCCACCACACTCGGAGACCTTTCTCGCGCGAACTACCTGGGCTTTAACCGCGCCCCCGACCTACGCGAGCACCTCAACAGCCTCGGGCTCACTCTGACCCCTCTAAACTTCCCAGTTCTCACCGAAAACCACCTAATGCTCTGGGAGCTCGTGAAGCAGGGCGCGGGGAACGGTCTGATGATGGAGTCCGTAGGCGACGCGGAGCCCGGGGTGCAGCGGGTTCTGAGTGAGATCGAGCCCTTTTTGATGCCGAAGTGGTTTGTGAGCCGCAGGGAGGTGCAGACGAGCAGGAGGGTGCGGGTGGTGTTTGATATGGTGTGGGAGGGGTTGGGGGGAGGTAGGGGCTAG
- the aqpZ gene encoding aquaporin Z — MQDRARRLSAEFVGTFFLVLVGCGAAVIAATFPEIGVGIVGVGLAFGLTLLVLAYAIGDISGCHINPAVSLGLWIGGRFPGRDVIPYIVVQVLGGVAAAAVLYVVASGSPTFSLEAGFAANGYGEHSPGGYTLLSGLVIEVLMTGLFVFAIMGATHKRVPAAVAPLAIGLALMLVHLISLPVTNTSVNPARSTGVALFVGGWALSQLWLFWLAPIAGGVGGALLYRALGEKSEAPEPEAAPAEFEPDFGDISAASPG; from the coding sequence ATGCAAGATCGAGCCAGGCGTCTTTCGGCGGAGTTCGTAGGAACCTTCTTTCTGGTGTTAGTCGGGTGCGGCGCGGCCGTCATCGCCGCGACCTTTCCCGAGATCGGGGTGGGGATCGTCGGTGTCGGGCTGGCCTTTGGCCTGACGCTGCTGGTGTTGGCCTATGCCATCGGTGACATCTCCGGGTGTCATATCAACCCGGCCGTCTCGCTCGGGCTGTGGATCGGCGGTCGTTTCCCGGGGCGCGATGTGATCCCCTACATCGTAGTGCAGGTGCTCGGCGGGGTGGCCGCCGCCGCGGTGCTCTACGTGGTCGCCAGCGGCAGCCCCACCTTCTCACTGGAGGCCGGCTTTGCGGCCAATGGCTACGGGGAGCATTCGCCCGGGGGCTACACCCTCTTGTCAGGGCTGGTGATCGAGGTGCTCATGACCGGCCTCTTTGTGTTCGCGATCATGGGGGCCACCCACAAACGTGTGCCCGCGGCGGTGGCGCCGCTGGCCATCGGACTGGCGTTGATGCTGGTGCACCTGATCAGCCTGCCGGTGACCAACACCTCGGTGAACCCGGCCCGCAGCACCGGTGTGGCGCTCTTTGTGGGCGGGTGGGCGCTCTCCCAGCTCTGGCTCTTCTGGCTGGCTCCCATCGCCGGCGGGGTGGGAGGAGCGCTGCTCTACCGGGCCCTTGGCGAGAAGAGCGAGGCGCCCGAGCCCGAAGCCGCACCGGCGGAGTTTGAGCCGGACTTCGGCGACATTTCGGCCGCCTCGCCGGGGTGA
- a CDS encoding carboxypeptidase-like regulatory domain-containing protein has product MAADNSGYARCLLDEFSACGDAWYACGPGLVCEDVNSGGDRCHTELFVQGQIFDAQSLEPIEGAQILAFSDHAGAYEAVLSDASGMYRFPITARRDDHGLPVQQLITLHVSAPDYQSFPGGLRTAERIDLSTVVLYADEGTLTVDTAQTDVALLALPESEQGFASISGRIDRLRWPSGVLVVAESPTTRGLTAITDRDGAFTIFNVPPGSYEVHGYAAGIQLDPWPVFMEQVPYGGVRLRESESEEELHTVSGHMNFIAASGALQSSVALVPASTYDEVMMRGEVPIGLSAAASDRFDQSGNWTIGGVPAGDYIVLAAFQNDGFVRGPYDDILGNQLVRISIPEGEGNVEVSPAFRVTDALDTIAPGAEGPEALAAPPTLTWGPARNVEHYDVMVFDAHGKLVWEALDIAPGEEGDYLSVAYDGPFQPGMYYQFRVTAYRSGSRVTSTEALRGVFYRE; this is encoded by the coding sequence ATGGCTGCAGACAACAGCGGATATGCACGTTGCTTGCTTGATGAGTTTTCCGCCTGTGGCGACGCCTGGTACGCCTGCGGGCCGGGACTTGTCTGTGAGGATGTAAACTCGGGAGGGGACCGCTGCCACACCGAGCTCTTCGTGCAGGGACAGATTTTCGATGCGCAATCACTCGAGCCTATCGAGGGGGCTCAGATCCTCGCGTTCAGCGATCACGCGGGAGCCTATGAGGCTGTGCTGAGCGATGCGTCCGGCATGTACCGCTTTCCAATAACCGCGCGTCGTGACGATCATGGGTTGCCAGTGCAGCAGTTGATCACGCTGCATGTCAGCGCACCCGATTACCAGTCTTTCCCCGGTGGATTACGCACGGCGGAACGCATCGACCTCAGCACCGTGGTGCTCTACGCGGACGAGGGAACACTGACTGTCGACACAGCGCAAACCGATGTGGCGTTGCTCGCGCTTCCTGAGTCGGAGCAGGGTTTTGCCTCGATAAGCGGCCGGATCGATCGGCTCAGGTGGCCGAGTGGGGTGTTGGTGGTCGCCGAAAGTCCCACCACCCGAGGCCTCACCGCCATCACGGACCGCGACGGGGCCTTTACGATCTTCAATGTGCCGCCCGGTTCTTACGAAGTTCACGGCTACGCCGCCGGCATCCAGCTCGATCCCTGGCCGGTCTTCATGGAACAGGTGCCCTATGGAGGCGTGCGGCTCCGAGAATCGGAGTCCGAGGAGGAACTTCATACCGTCAGCGGCCATATGAACTTCATAGCCGCATCTGGCGCCTTGCAGAGTTCGGTGGCGTTGGTGCCCGCGTCGACCTACGACGAGGTTATGATGCGTGGCGAGGTGCCAATCGGGTTGAGCGCCGCCGCGTCGGACCGTTTTGACCAAAGCGGGAATTGGACGATCGGGGGCGTGCCTGCTGGCGACTACATCGTCCTGGCCGCCTTTCAGAATGATGGCTTCGTCCGCGGCCCCTATGACGACATCCTGGGCAACCAACTCGTGCGTATAAGCATCCCGGAGGGGGAGGGCAACGTCGAGGTAAGCCCCGCCTTCCGAGTCACCGACGCCCTCGACACCATCGCTCCTGGAGCCGAAGGCCCCGAGGCGCTCGCTGCACCTCCGACCCTGACCTGGGGGCCGGCCCGCAACGTTGAGCACTACGATGTGATGGTGTTCGACGCCCATGGCAAGCTTGTTTGGGAAGCGCTCGACATCGCCCCTGGCGAGGAGGGCGACTACCTCAGCGTCGCCTACGACGGGCCTTTTCAGCCGGGGATGTACTACCAGTTCCGCGTCACCGCGTACCGCTCCGGCTCGCGTGTCACCTCGACCGAGGCGTTGCGGGGCGTGTTTTACAGGGAGTGA